Genomic window (Deltaproteobacteria bacterium):
AATACGACCCACAGGTTGATGCCGCTTATATCTCCTTCAAAAAGGGGCCAACAGAAGTAACAACATTACGTCTTACGGAAGATATTGCTATTGACCTTGGCCCAAACGAGGAAATAGTAGGGATTGAAATTCTTGATGCTTCCGAACATTTTGATTTTAAAAAAGAGAAGCCAGAGATAAAACTTGAAAACATCAAGGTGGCATAGCAGGTGAAAATGAATAGTCTTCGGCGACTTCTCAGGAACGTCCCTGTTCTGCGGTTCGGCGAAGCGTCTACCAGGCGCTGGGCGGAACTGCGGGAGAAGGGGGCCCGGACCGCCTCGAAATACGGGGTGAAATCCGAATCCGACGTCGACCGGATCCTCCACGAACTCCGCGAGGTTCTCCTATGCGCCAGGTGACGCTTTACAAGGGGGAAGATGGCTATTGGATCGGCGAGTGCCCAAGCCTTCCCGGTTGCGTGAGCCAGGGGAAGACCAGAGAGGACGCGATCGCAAACGCCAAGGAGGCGATCCGCGGATACGTTGCAGCCCTCAAAGAGGACGGCATCCCCGTACCGATTGTTGTAGGGTATTAACGGCGAGGAGGTTACCCATGCTTAATATAATTGT
Coding sequences:
- a CDS encoding type II toxin-antitoxin system HicB family antitoxin, with amino-acid sequence MRQVTLYKGEDGYWIGECPSLPGCVSQGKTREDAIANAKEAIRGYVAALKEDGIPVPIVVGY
- a CDS encoding DUF2283 domain-containing protein; protein product: MKIKYDPQVDAAYISFKKGPTEVTTLRLTEDIAIDLGPNEEIVGIEILDASEHFDFKKEKPEIKLENIKVA